In a single window of the Agromyces sp. H17E-10 genome:
- a CDS encoding VOC family protein — protein MHITQTAISLNVPDVAASAAFAQTHLGYETAMEADGFISLQHADTGTNLIFLATGLSTFKPAEIAGSAGQGLLLVFVVDDLDVQFERIAGTGARVVTAPETEPWGERYCQFADPNGLVWQLVQWVTPDA, from the coding sequence ATGCACATCACTCAGACCGCCATCTCGCTCAACGTGCCCGACGTCGCCGCGTCGGCGGCCTTCGCGCAGACCCACCTCGGCTACGAGACCGCCATGGAGGCTGACGGATTCATCTCGCTGCAGCACGCCGACACGGGAACGAACCTGATCTTCCTCGCCACGGGGCTCTCGACCTTCAAGCCGGCGGAGATCGCCGGGTCCGCGGGCCAGGGGCTTCTGCTCGTCTTCGTCGTCGACGACCTCGACGTGCAGTTCGAGCGCATCGCCGGGACGGGAGCGCGCGTCGTGACGGCCCCTGAGACCGAACCGTGGGGGGAGCGCTACTGCCAGTTCGCCGACCCCAACGGGCTCGTCTGGCAGCTCGTGCAATGGGTCACGCCCGACGCCTGA
- a CDS encoding M64 family metallopeptidase has translation MRSRSSVAAIITVIATLITGAVVASPANAEEVTPLPDPKVVPVQVTGPAADRLNLIVLGDGYQADQQSIFRSDLDRNLSVLWSTEPFRTYRDYINVYSVEVPSIDYGVRCDPDGRVRHPDGTIRDTGEREGPINEKNTALRMNYGGGCSDPLARGVTPAGAPVGCEDDAGYYPPGVNPCETGSQALNRILETYVSPVLGIPRNSQNLQTLVIFNTFTYGGIGGTNATTSGGSPQGPLISMHELGHSLGTLADEYPYSSRDVVRNCYTGAEPSSFHHTTYTSAEQMIADQKKWFRWLGEESISGGTIGLYESGNTYPCGIRRPSEHSMMRWLGFDFDQIGRENMVARITGMRNAAAMNVDATPDATVPGDGVLWAEAGHPRFHELQYTWRVGGPTGEVLETNGNPYLDLEPLDLPEGTVVSLEVRDPVGPDGIDWVRNPSTNSTSSDSGFNGPRFVQARQWTVGAGNVTPSEPAAEITNATLDVQPVAADEIVFVETNHPADRVLDVAWTVDGETVANPGNRRTLDLGELDLPAGTHELTVTVTDPADASESDSKTWTIDGVLPTAPRTLSEPLVELDGDLEHPVYFDGWDMALEPQDDTTGYDGDRAVVGQFRLDDDGWFNYFGFPEQQDTPFHFSHSGSVVKALTYGNLGSGGLSKAAFEQTLPDDHPLGGFVPGFGTHVVDHRAIDPAGNVGEFESYRATVLPGALAECDTTLTGSQAKVVVKTGVTCITDATVRGGITVAAGASIVVTDSTVNGGLRATDAATVQMFGSTVRGASTVSGTTTDITIAGTAFTGDVVFTGNTQVSANDRFSRLAGEYGPVFVGNTVTGDLACSANSAALSDFGAANTVGGAKSGDCSAL, from the coding sequence ATGAGAAGCAGGTCGTCCGTCGCCGCGATCATCACCGTGATCGCGACGCTCATCACCGGGGCGGTCGTCGCCTCGCCGGCGAATGCGGAGGAGGTGACCCCGCTCCCCGATCCGAAGGTCGTTCCCGTCCAGGTGACCGGGCCCGCCGCCGACCGGCTCAACCTGATCGTGCTCGGTGACGGCTACCAGGCCGACCAGCAGTCGATCTTCCGCTCCGATCTCGACCGCAACCTCTCGGTGCTGTGGTCGACCGAGCCGTTCCGCACCTACCGCGACTACATCAACGTCTACTCCGTCGAGGTGCCCTCGATCGACTACGGCGTGCGCTGCGACCCCGACGGTCGGGTGCGGCATCCCGACGGCACGATCCGCGACACCGGCGAGCGCGAGGGGCCGATCAACGAGAAGAACACGGCGCTGCGCATGAACTACGGCGGCGGCTGCAGCGATCCGCTCGCCCGCGGCGTCACGCCCGCCGGCGCGCCGGTCGGCTGCGAGGACGACGCGGGGTACTACCCGCCGGGCGTGAACCCGTGCGAGACGGGTTCGCAGGCGCTCAACCGCATCCTCGAGACGTACGTCTCGCCGGTGCTCGGCATCCCGCGCAACTCGCAGAACCTGCAGACGCTCGTGATCTTCAACACGTTCACGTACGGCGGCATCGGCGGCACGAACGCGACGACCTCGGGCGGCTCCCCGCAGGGACCGCTGATCTCGATGCACGAGCTCGGCCACTCGCTCGGCACCCTCGCCGACGAGTACCCGTACTCGTCGCGCGACGTCGTGCGCAACTGCTACACGGGCGCAGAGCCGTCGAGCTTCCACCACACGACCTACACCTCGGCCGAGCAGATGATCGCCGACCAGAAGAAGTGGTTCCGGTGGCTCGGCGAGGAGTCGATCTCGGGCGGCACGATCGGCCTCTACGAGAGCGGCAACACGTATCCGTGCGGCATCCGCCGGCCGAGCGAGCACTCGATGATGCGCTGGCTCGGGTTCGACTTCGACCAGATCGGGCGCGAGAACATGGTCGCCCGCATCACGGGCATGCGCAACGCGGCCGCCATGAACGTCGACGCGACACCCGACGCGACCGTGCCCGGCGACGGCGTGCTGTGGGCGGAGGCGGGTCATCCCCGCTTCCACGAGCTGCAGTACACGTGGCGGGTCGGCGGCCCCACGGGCGAGGTGCTCGAGACGAACGGCAACCCGTACCTCGACCTCGAACCGCTCGACCTGCCCGAGGGCACGGTCGTCAGCCTCGAGGTGCGCGACCCCGTCGGCCCCGACGGCATCGACTGGGTGCGCAACCCCTCGACGAACAGCACGTCGTCGGACTCGGGCTTCAACGGGCCCCGGTTCGTGCAGGCGCGCCAGTGGACCGTCGGTGCCGGCAATGTGACCCCGTCGGAGCCCGCGGCCGAGATCACGAACGCGACGCTCGACGTGCAGCCGGTCGCCGCCGACGAGATCGTCTTCGTCGAGACGAACCACCCGGCCGATCGGGTGCTCGACGTCGCGTGGACCGTCGACGGCGAGACCGTCGCGAACCCGGGCAACCGTCGCACGCTCGACCTCGGCGAGCTCGACCTGCCGGCCGGCACGCACGAGCTGACCGTCACCGTGACCGATCCGGCGGATGCATCCGAGTCGGACTCGAAGACGTGGACGATCGACGGTGTGCTGCCGACGGCGCCGCGCACCCTGAGCGAGCCGCTCGTCGAGCTCGACGGCGACCTCGAGCACCCCGTCTACTTCGACGGATGGGACATGGCGCTCGAGCCGCAGGACGACACCACCGGGTACGACGGCGACCGCGCGGTCGTCGGGCAGTTCCGGCTCGACGACGACGGCTGGTTCAACTACTTCGGGTTCCCCGAGCAGCAGGACACACCGTTCCACTTCTCGCACTCGGGCTCGGTGGTGAAGGCGCTCACGTACGGCAACCTCGGCTCGGGCGGGCTCTCGAAGGCGGCGTTCGAGCAGACGCTGCCCGACGACCACCCGCTCGGCGGGTTCGTGCCGGGCTTCGGCACGCACGTCGTCGACCACCGGGCGATCGACCCGGCGGGCAACGTCGGCGAGTTCGAGAGCTACCGTGCGACGGTGCTGCCCGGCGCGCTGGCCGAGTGCGACACGACCCTCACGGGCTCGCAGGCCAAGGTCGTCGTGAAGACCGGGGTGACCTGCATCACGGATGCGACGGTGCGAGGCGGCATCACCGTCGCAGCCGGCGCGTCGATCGTCGTGACGGACTCCACCGTGAACGGCGGCCTCCGGGCCACCGACGCGGCGACCGTCCAGATGTTCGGTTCGACCGTGCGCGGCGCCTCGACGGTGTCGGGCACGACGACCGACATCACGATCGCGGGGACGGCCTTCACGGGCGACGTCGTGTTCACCGGCAACACGCAGGTGAGCGCGAACGACCGGTTCTCACGGCTGGCGGGCGAGTACGGCCCCGTGTTCGTCGGCAACACGGTGACGGGCGACCTCGCATGCTCGGCGAACAGCGCCGCGCTCTCCGACTTCGGAGCTGCGAACACGGTCGGCGGCGCGAAGAGCGGCGACTGCTCGGCGCTCTGA
- the cofD gene encoding 2-phospho-L-lactate transferase → MKITVLAGGVGGSRFVLGLREAVRRRAAEGHGGEASPDEITVVVNTGDDVWLAGVRLMPDFDSLLYNLAGVNDTERGWGRAGETERVAAELREWGVGWPWFTLGDLDLGTHLARTAWLRDGLTPSQVGERLQQRWPLGAKLIPATDTEVDTYVHVDVADLAPTDTPPPAGAPTRAEMHFQEWWTRHRAAVPARRFVQRNLADARPAPGVVEAIAEADVVLLAPSNPVVSIGTIVAVPGIREALAATSAPVVGVSPIIGGKVVRGMADACLPVIGVETTAEAVGRHYGARSGGGIVDGWLVDESDASALPSLTEAGLVAAAVPLWMRDPDTSAALAEAALGLAATIRSE, encoded by the coding sequence GTGAAGATCACCGTGCTGGCCGGCGGCGTCGGCGGTTCCCGATTCGTGCTCGGACTGCGTGAAGCCGTGCGGCGTCGCGCCGCCGAGGGTCACGGTGGCGAGGCATCCCCCGACGAGATCACCGTCGTCGTGAACACTGGCGATGACGTGTGGCTCGCGGGCGTGCGGCTCATGCCCGACTTCGACTCGCTGCTCTACAACCTCGCGGGCGTCAACGACACCGAGCGCGGCTGGGGCCGGGCCGGCGAGACCGAGCGCGTCGCAGCCGAGCTGCGCGAGTGGGGCGTCGGCTGGCCGTGGTTCACACTCGGCGACCTCGACCTCGGCACGCACCTCGCGCGCACCGCATGGTTGCGCGACGGACTCACCCCGTCGCAGGTCGGCGAACGCCTGCAGCAGCGGTGGCCGCTCGGGGCGAAGCTCATCCCCGCGACCGACACCGAGGTCGACACCTACGTACACGTGGATGTCGCCGATCTGGCGCCCACCGACACTCCGCCGCCCGCCGGCGCCCCGACCCGGGCCGAGATGCACTTCCAGGAGTGGTGGACCCGCCACCGAGCCGCCGTGCCCGCCCGTCGATTCGTGCAGCGCAACCTCGCCGACGCGCGCCCCGCGCCCGGCGTCGTCGAGGCGATCGCCGAGGCCGACGTCGTGCTCCTGGCTCCCTCGAACCCGGTCGTTTCGATCGGCACGATCGTCGCGGTGCCGGGGATCCGCGAGGCGCTGGCTGCGACCTCCGCCCCGGTCGTCGGCGTCTCGCCCATCATCGGCGGCAAGGTCGTGCGCGGCATGGCCGACGCGTGCCTGCCCGTCATCGGCGTCGAGACGACCGCCGAGGCGGTCGGCCGGCACTACGGCGCGCGGTCGGGCGGCGGCATCGTCGATGGCTGGCTCGTCGACGAATCGGATGCCTCGGCGCTGCCGTCGCTCACGGAAGCCGGGCTCGTCGCCGCCGCAGTGCCGCTGTGGATGCGCGACCCCGACACCTCGGCGGCGCTCGCCGAGGCCGCGCTGGGGCTCGCGGCGACGATCCGCTCGGAGTGA
- a CDS encoding bifunctional lysylphosphatidylglycerol flippase/synthetase MprF encodes MSKTSTASTEASAGIDTRRAGWRAALRFAARVPFTIALMATLVMVGIATGTLTAPATEADWYETFAYGVPSFVDGRWWTVVTGTFLVAAPWGYLILAVLVPLGVGWLELVRGSGRAAAYFFGGQLVAVIGSAVVIAGLAEMGSSWAQGLVVQVDVGPSGGLFAGMTAAAAALASPWRGRALLVLTAFTLVSVLFLGSVADVEHATAVGLVLLMNARSFTKPSLREQRFVAFIAVVTLVAVQVVASILPTTGPFGTTDAGGLDMADVVVDAVIVLVVATGLRRGYRAAWITTIVLASINVLFGALAMFVLAHPEVFVDASGSPDPAAQEAVTFAAAVGFLWAVMLAWLLVYARAFRARLRRRLSGDRGADRPGARIDEARRVVETVGGGALSWMATWRDNRHYFGGDPGTVVAYQTHQGVALVLGDPIAPPDEVGTTLREFADAAERAGFVPCVFGASAVARDGMPDGWRALQVAEDTLVDLPGLEFTGKRWGAVRTAINRAEREGVRFRLTNLTAEPRSVRAQVTAISEQWVGDKGLPEMRFTLGSVDEALDPAVRVALAESDDGTVEGFLSWLPVFAPGGTPRGWTLDLMRRRDGGFPPVMEFLIGSSALAFRDDGASFLSLSGAPLAHSSELDDENPVEQALDRLGALLEPAYGFRSLHRFKQKFNPRGEPMYLLYRDGSDLARIGVALVRAYLPDASVPQLVRAGFSIGR; translated from the coding sequence GTGAGCAAGACGAGCACCGCCTCCACCGAGGCATCCGCCGGCATCGACACGCGCCGCGCCGGTTGGCGGGCCGCCCTGCGGTTCGCGGCCCGCGTGCCGTTCACGATCGCACTCATGGCGACCCTCGTCATGGTGGGCATCGCGACGGGCACGCTGACCGCGCCCGCAACCGAGGCAGACTGGTACGAGACCTTCGCCTACGGCGTGCCGTCGTTCGTCGACGGACGCTGGTGGACGGTCGTCACCGGCACCTTCCTCGTCGCGGCGCCGTGGGGGTACCTGATCCTCGCGGTGCTCGTGCCGCTCGGCGTCGGCTGGCTCGAACTGGTGCGCGGCAGCGGCCGGGCGGCGGCCTACTTCTTCGGCGGGCAGCTCGTCGCGGTCATCGGCTCGGCCGTCGTCATCGCCGGTCTCGCCGAGATGGGGTCGAGCTGGGCACAGGGCCTCGTCGTGCAGGTCGACGTCGGCCCCTCGGGCGGCCTCTTCGCGGGGATGACCGCCGCTGCGGCGGCCCTCGCGTCGCCGTGGCGCGGTCGCGCGCTGCTCGTGCTCACCGCGTTCACGCTCGTGAGCGTGCTCTTCCTCGGCTCGGTCGCCGACGTCGAGCACGCGACCGCGGTCGGCCTCGTGCTGCTCATGAACGCGCGCTCGTTCACGAAGCCGTCGCTCCGCGAACAGCGGTTCGTCGCGTTCATCGCGGTCGTCACGCTCGTCGCGGTGCAGGTCGTGGCGTCGATCCTGCCGACGACCGGCCCGTTCGGAACGACCGACGCCGGCGGCCTCGACATGGCCGACGTCGTCGTCGACGCGGTCATCGTGCTCGTGGTCGCGACCGGGCTGCGCCGTGGGTACCGCGCGGCCTGGATCACCACCATCGTGCTCGCCTCGATCAACGTGCTCTTCGGCGCGCTCGCGATGTTCGTCCTCGCGCACCCCGAGGTCTTCGTCGACGCATCGGGCTCGCCCGACCCCGCGGCGCAGGAGGCCGTGACCTTCGCCGCCGCCGTCGGCTTCCTCTGGGCTGTGATGCTCGCGTGGCTCCTCGTCTACGCCCGGGCCTTCCGCGCCAGGCTGCGTCGTCGCCTGAGCGGCGACCGGGGCGCCGACCGACCCGGGGCCCGCATCGACGAGGCCCGCCGCGTGGTCGAGACGGTCGGCGGCGGGGCCCTCTCGTGGATGGCCACGTGGCGCGACAACCGGCACTACTTCGGCGGCGACCCGGGCACCGTCGTGGCCTACCAGACGCATCAGGGCGTCGCACTCGTGCTCGGCGACCCGATCGCCCCGCCCGACGAGGTCGGCACGACCCTCCGCGAGTTCGCCGACGCAGCTGAGCGCGCCGGCTTCGTGCCGTGCGTGTTCGGCGCGAGCGCCGTCGCCCGCGACGGGATGCCCGACGGCTGGCGCGCACTCCAGGTCGCCGAGGACACCCTGGTCGACCTGCCCGGACTCGAGTTCACCGGCAAGCGGTGGGGCGCCGTGCGCACGGCGATCAACCGCGCCGAGCGCGAGGGCGTGCGGTTCCGCCTGACCAACCTGACCGCCGAACCCCGGTCGGTCAGGGCACAGGTCACGGCGATCTCCGAGCAGTGGGTGGGCGACAAGGGGCTGCCCGAGATGCGATTCACGCTCGGCTCGGTCGACGAGGCACTCGATCCCGCCGTGCGCGTCGCGCTCGCCGAGTCGGACGACGGCACCGTCGAGGGGTTCCTGAGCTGGCTGCCCGTCTTCGCCCCGGGTGGCACGCCGCGCGGCTGGACGCTCGACCTCATGCGCCGGCGCGACGGCGGCTTCCCGCCGGTCATGGAGTTCCTGATCGGTTCGTCGGCGCTCGCGTTCCGCGACGACGGGGCGTCGTTCCTGTCGCTCTCGGGTGCGCCGCTCGCCCACTCCTCCGAGCTCGACGACGAGAACCCCGTCGAACAGGCGCTCGACCGGCTCGGTGCGCTCCTCGAGCCGGCGTACGGGTTCCGCTCGCTGCACCGCTTCAAGCAGAAGTTCAACCCGCGCGGCGAACCGATGTACCTGCTCTATCGCGACGGCTCCGACCTCGCCCGCATCGGCGTCGCGCTCGTGCGCGCCTACCTGCCCGACGCGTCGGTGCCGCAGCTCGTACGCGCCGGGTTCTCGATCGGGCGGTGA
- a CDS encoding helix-turn-helix transcriptional regulator has protein sequence MGDVMRLRSTDVGVVEPIWRQFAPSASIKRVVPDRFRFAWDSASLDGFSLVEYRLDADVDSVLDATDQLFVCQLTTPGGGVGTARNAFDTALPWASSGHRVEASWRGEANVRAFIFDLGAAEQVARRMSGDDTLRLRVLEEQPTSPAAGRAWISAFDHVRRSLVDEGAHDEPLIAAELAAHALRLTLAAIPTTYLEAMERVPQRGPADATVRRAMAYLDEHAREPVTIDEVAAAVHISTRGLQYAFRRATGESPMQYLRRARLAGARDELLIGLQSVAVIARRWGFGSTSRFSRYYREQYGCTPGEQLHRARS, from the coding sequence ATGGGCGACGTGATGCGACTCCGGTCGACCGACGTCGGCGTCGTGGAGCCGATCTGGCGGCAGTTCGCCCCGAGTGCGAGCATCAAGCGCGTCGTGCCCGACCGCTTCCGATTCGCCTGGGACTCCGCGTCGCTCGACGGGTTCTCCCTCGTCGAGTACCGGCTCGACGCCGACGTGGACTCGGTGCTCGACGCGACCGACCAGCTCTTCGTCTGCCAGCTCACGACGCCGGGCGGCGGCGTCGGCACCGCCCGCAACGCGTTCGACACCGCACTGCCGTGGGCCAGCAGCGGCCATCGCGTCGAGGCCAGCTGGCGCGGCGAGGCGAACGTGCGGGCGTTCATCTTCGACCTCGGCGCAGCCGAGCAGGTCGCGCGACGCATGAGCGGTGACGACACCCTGCGTCTGCGCGTGCTCGAGGAGCAGCCGACGTCGCCGGCCGCCGGGCGTGCGTGGATCAGCGCGTTCGACCACGTGCGGCGCTCGCTCGTCGACGAGGGCGCGCACGACGAGCCGCTCATCGCGGCCGAGCTCGCGGCGCACGCGCTCAGGCTGACGCTCGCCGCGATCCCCACCACTTACCTCGAGGCGATGGAGCGGGTGCCGCAGCGGGGCCCGGCCGACGCGACCGTGCGACGGGCGATGGCGTACCTCGACGAGCACGCCCGCGAGCCGGTCACGATCGACGAGGTCGCGGCGGCGGTGCACATCTCGACCCGCGGGCTGCAGTACGCGTTCCGGCGTGCGACGGGCGAGAGCCCGATGCAGTACCTGCGTCGCGCGCGGCTCGCCGGCGCCCGCGATGAGCTCCTCATCGGCCTCCAGTCGGTCGCCGTCATCGCGCGGAGGTGGGGTTTCGGCAGCACCTCGCGCTTCTCCCGGTACTACCGCGAGCAGTACGGCTGCACCCCGGGCGAACAGCTCCATCGCGCGCGGTCATGA
- a CDS encoding DUF7882 family protein encodes MGTIYYGSGMSTRIEDRTLAHLKVAIVSKLRRNESFTLSWAHPDDHPEGRSTLWLHPAIPLRFVFDEPEAPQLNREWLEQLMRSANSTGGIQLVPEHLEPVSPPALPGLEQQRRPDLQRQPEPA; translated from the coding sequence ATGGGCACCATCTACTACGGCAGCGGCATGAGCACACGGATCGAAGACCGCACCCTCGCACATCTCAAGGTCGCGATCGTCTCGAAGCTGCGCCGCAACGAGAGCTTCACGCTGTCGTGGGCCCACCCCGACGACCACCCGGAGGGTCGCAGCACGCTGTGGCTGCACCCCGCGATCCCGCTGCGGTTCGTCTTCGACGAGCCCGAGGCGCCCCAGCTCAATCGCGAATGGCTCGAGCAGCTCATGCGGTCGGCCAACAGCACCGGCGGCATCCAGCTCGTGCCCGAGCACCTCGAGCCGGTGTCGCCGCCCGCGCTGCCTGGTCTCGAGCAGCAGCGGCGGCCCGACCTGCAGCGGCAGCCCGAACCGGCCTGA
- a CDS encoding aminotransferase-like domain-containing protein, protein MSGIRVDASRLIELAEFADASPRTIAGDVARLVNGGDLAAGDRLPTVRELAAALSVSPATISQAWQALARAGVIESRGRAGSFVRGAEALRLAPRMRGMAAPDDPVRLDLSRGTPDPLLLPALGPALSRVSAKAETGSYQAEPVIPALARVLRDSWPSDAESIMVVDGALDAVSRTLEELVRFGDRVVVESPGFPPFLDLLDVLGAVAIPVRLDDHGMVPEALAVALRKRPVAVLLQPRAQNPTGASMTPGRAEALARTIAMAERVDELVVIEDDHSGLISIEGDVTLGTWLPGRVVHVRSFSKSHGPDLRIAALGGPRELVEHIAGRRMLGPGWTSRMVQTILLDLLTDGASIDAVTEARRQYYTRQRMLGDALRERGVDVAHADGINLWMPVLGERSALVQLAVAGIRVAAGSPFLAAANGTDAAGTGRARHPEFVRVTVGMVRDGVDDVADALATASQHVVAGGY, encoded by the coding sequence GTGTCAGGTATTCGAGTGGATGCCTCGCGATTGATCGAACTCGCCGAGTTCGCAGATGCCTCGCCGCGCACGATCGCCGGTGATGTCGCGCGGCTCGTGAACGGCGGCGACCTCGCCGCGGGCGACCGACTGCCCACCGTCCGCGAGCTCGCCGCCGCGCTGAGCGTCAGCCCGGCGACGATCAGCCAGGCCTGGCAGGCCCTCGCCCGCGCCGGCGTCATCGAGAGCCGCGGACGAGCCGGCAGCTTCGTGCGGGGTGCCGAGGCCCTGCGGCTCGCCCCGCGCATGCGCGGCATGGCCGCCCCCGACGACCCCGTACGGCTCGACCTCTCGCGCGGCACCCCCGACCCGCTGCTGCTGCCCGCCCTCGGCCCGGCGCTCTCGCGTGTCTCGGCGAAGGCCGAGACCGGCAGCTACCAGGCCGAACCCGTGATCCCCGCGCTCGCACGCGTCCTGCGCGACTCGTGGCCGAGCGATGCCGAGTCGATCATGGTCGTCGACGGCGCCCTCGACGCCGTCTCGCGCACCCTCGAGGAGCTGGTGCGCTTCGGCGACCGGGTCGTCGTCGAGAGCCCCGGGTTCCCGCCGTTCCTCGACCTGCTCGACGTGCTGGGCGCCGTCGCGATCCCGGTGCGGCTCGACGATCACGGCATGGTGCCCGAGGCGCTCGCCGTCGCCCTGCGCAAGCGGCCCGTCGCCGTGCTGCTGCAGCCACGCGCGCAGAACCCGACCGGGGCGTCCATGACGCCGGGTCGCGCCGAAGCGCTCGCCCGCACGATCGCCATGGCCGAACGCGTCGACGAACTCGTCGTCATCGAGGACGACCACTCGGGCCTGATCTCGATCGAGGGCGACGTCACGCTCGGCACGTGGCTGCCCGGGCGTGTGGTGCACGTGCGCAGCTTCTCGAAGTCGCACGGCCCGGACCTGCGCATCGCCGCCCTCGGCGGGCCGCGCGAGCTCGTCGAGCACATCGCCGGGCGCCGCATGCTCGGCCCCGGCTGGACCTCGCGAATGGTGCAGACGATCCTGCTCGACCTGCTCACCGACGGCGCGTCGATCGACGCGGTCACCGAGGCTCGCCGGCAGTACTACACGCGCCAGCGCATGCTCGGCGACGCACTCCGCGAGCGCGGCGTCGACGTGGCGCACGCCGACGGCATCAACCTCTGGATGCCGGTGCTCGGCGAGCGTTCTGCGCTCGTGCAACTCGCGGTCGCGGGCATCCGAGTCGCCGCCGGCTCACCCTTCCTCGCCGCTGCGAACGGCACGGATGCGGCGGGCACCGGCCGCGCGCGCCACCCCGAGTTCGTGCGGGTCACGGTCGGCATGGTGCGCGACGGCGTCGACGACGTGGCCGACGCCCTCGCGACGGCGTCGCAGCACGTCGTCGCCGGCGGCTACTGA
- a CDS encoding nitrilase-related carbon-nitrogen hydrolase has translation MTIVRAAITQTTWTGDKASMLDKHEQFARDAKAQGAEVVCFQELFYGPYFGITQDQKYYRFAESAEGPIVQRFADVARELGTVMVLPIYEEAETGVYYNTSVLVDADGTILGKYRKHHLPHLDRFWEKFYFRPGNLGYPVFETAVGRVGMYICYDRHFPEGWRELGLNDAHMVFNPNATKPGLSNRLWEVEGPCAAVANGYFVLQPNRVGREDNEYGDLAVDFYGTSQVIDPRGNFVGERGSSEHEELLVRDLDLDMVQQMRDDWQFYRDRRPDSYVKIAKP, from the coding sequence ATGACGATCGTCAGAGCGGCCATCACGCAGACCACGTGGACCGGCGACAAGGCCTCGATGCTCGACAAGCACGAGCAGTTCGCCCGCGATGCGAAGGCGCAGGGCGCCGAGGTCGTCTGCTTCCAAGAGCTGTTCTACGGCCCCTACTTCGGCATCACGCAGGACCAGAAGTACTACCGCTTCGCCGAGTCGGCCGAAGGTCCCATCGTGCAGCGCTTCGCCGACGTCGCGAGGGAGCTCGGCACCGTCATGGTGCTGCCGATCTACGAAGAGGCCGAGACGGGCGTCTACTACAACACCTCCGTGCTCGTCGATGCCGACGGCACGATCCTCGGCAAGTACCGCAAGCACCACCTGCCGCACCTCGACCGCTTCTGGGAGAAGTTCTACTTCCGCCCCGGCAACCTCGGCTACCCCGTCTTCGAGACCGCCGTCGGCCGCGTGGGCATGTACATCTGCTACGACCGGCACTTCCCCGAGGGGTGGCGCGAGCTCGGCCTGAACGACGCGCACATGGTCTTCAACCCGAACGCGACGAAGCCCGGGCTCTCGAACCGTCTGTGGGAGGTCGAGGGGCCGTGCGCCGCCGTCGCGAACGGCTACTTCGTGCTGCAGCCCAACCGCGTCGGCCGAGAGGACAACGAGTACGGCGACCTCGCCGTCGACTTCTACGGCACGAGCCAGGTCATCGACCCGCGCGGCAACTTCGTCGGCGAACGCGGATCGAGCGAGCACGAGGAGCTGCTCGTGCGCGACCTCGACCTCGACATGGTGCAGCAGATGCGCGACGACTGGCAGTTCTACCGCGACCGCCGGCCCGACTCCTACGTGAAGATCGCGAAGCCGTAG